The DNA region AACTGTGAAAAGTAGATTAGGTCATTTACTCTCTCTGTGCTCATTTCCCTACCTAATAAATATACCAAAAATACTAGCACCTGCTATCCCTTACTTCACAAAATTTTTATAAGATCAATAATAAtctttagagaggaaaaaaagctgTTCTGTAAAGTAAGCTGAAATCACTGATATTAGCACCACATAAACACAAAGTAGTATTAGTCTACCTCCAGTTTGAATGcaggggtagggaggaggaggcTCTCTCCAATTTCCGCTGGAATCTTTCATGTGAGACCGGTCAGATGCAAAGTTCTTCATATACAAGTCTGCTCGAATCactctaaattttctaaaattaagtAAAGCATTTGTATCAGTGACATTTGTCTAACAAgttttatatagatatacatacatatatacgcatatatgtatatatatgcgtatgtatgtatgtatatatacgtatatgtgtgtgtgtgtgtatatgtatatatatatatatattgcataagTAAAATATGGCACGCATTTCAAAAAGTggcaagtgagataatattcagTGATAAGGAGCTGGCTCTGCTCCCCACCGCCCCTTTGGGGTCATGAAACAGTGAGAAGATATCAGGAGTTCCCCTACCCAGAACAAAAAGTCCCCACTGGTACATAATGCGAGCTCCACAGTGAGGCAGAGGTAAATGGATCTTTGGCGATAGCTGTACATGTGGTAAGATAAGTACAATAAAACTGCATCAGCTATCACACTCCCACCTCAGAGCGAACATAAATCACCATTCACTTGCTTACCTTCTAAATTGTGGGTGAATATCATCATCAGACTTAAAGGCATCTTCTACGTAAGTGTCAAAGGGACATGGAAATGGCAACACAGTATCAAGATCATAAATGAAACTCTGTCCTCCACTTGATACATGAAGCAAAACAACATGGTAATCCTAGGAGTAAAAGCCTGCGTTAGCTAAGCCATTTTATAactataataatagctcacatttctatgtccctttatggtttataaaaccctttcatcacaacaatcctaaggtaggtagtacaaatattactATCTCCAAAATacaaaagtgaggctcagagaatttaaatgaaacCATCCATCCAAGGCCATTCAGATAATAAATGGAGAGCTAGAACTTGGACCAGTCTCTGGACCTAACATCCAATACTCATTCTACTATATCACCAGCAGAGATCTACTGAACAaagaaagtattatttttttgctatccacatccagagaaaaagctacggagtctgaatgcagattaaagcatactattttcacttttttttgtttttttttttctttctcctggtttttcccttttgttctgattcttctttcacaacatgactaatgtagaaatatatttaccatgattgtacatgtataacctatatcagattgcttgctgtattggggaaggaaggagggagaaatatttggaactcaaaatcttacaaaaatgaatgttgcaaattaATTTCATATATAATTGGAAGAAGATATAACAatattaagtgaaaaaagtatttttttagaaTAGAATAATTTAAAAGGAGATTGatgatttaataataaaataattatagcatTGCTTTCACCAGTTATATTTACGTTTTATTATtgagatgaggggaaaaaattagcCATATTTAAGTAATCTTATAGTAATCTACAGTAGAAATTAATGATGAATTACCTTggagaacatgactgaaaaaagtcaAGTGGAAAGGGCTTtggattcttccttttttgtaacCAATATAGATGCAACATTTATAAGGGTGATAACcacataaaataaattttcaaattcAACTATTTTTGCACATAAATTTGTGCAGCTGCTCATCTTTCTGtcatgtaattttcatttttttctaatgagcTGTTTAAGAAGCCAGGTGTTTGTAACGGCAAGAGGGAAGTATAGATATGTAATctttaccaaaaaattattatcAAAGCTAAGCACTCTGGAGCATGAATCATCCCACTAATTGGCAGATTCTTTTACTTCCATGGTAGTAGAGGGGAGGGGACAATATAAGTAAGActagatttacaaagcattttcctcacaacaaccctgggtagtAGTAGTTAGTGCAAAAACGATTATCTACTTTTACACGGGATGCAACTAAAACTGAGTAGTTATGTCCAAAAACACATGACTGCTTCTTGTGTTTGTCATCTATGTCAGGAGGTAGTTAACAACATGCTTCACCACAGGTCATCTAGAAACACGGTTTATCATTGAACTGATCAGAGCTCttgaatctttcaaagttgtatttCTTTACAATATGGCTGTATAAATTGTTgtcctgggtctgctcacttcacaatGTGTCAGTTCATACTTTCCAGCagtctctgaaattatctcttgccatttcttacaatgcaataatatttcattacattcatatacaagaatttgttcaaccattccacaGTTGTCTAAAAAGGCCATCGAAGTTACCACATTAGATTCCAGgtatttgtttttacttatttttgtttgtttctttttcccctttcagagtcaggaaatttgttttctttgtgactatttctttctcagtattatgctGCTACTTAATGCCTTCACtctcctgcccccacctccaaTTTCTgcttgtttccctgttgagtttgatgtatATCGACGCTAAACTATGTACGTATGTGTTCATTCCTTCTTTGTTCATTTCAGAGAAGAGTGAGGTTCATCTGTTGCCCCAAACCCCTTCCTCCATATTTATATACCCCGATTATGAGAAGTACtaagttcttttctttctacacTAGTGCATTCCAtttaccctcccttctctttcccctgttCTAACCTAATGAATAGAACCAGTACACCCActgttgtgctttttttttaactctttaaatACTCTTAGAAGACATTAACTTatttcttccctattagaatgttagcactacatATAGCTCCTTCCAAGtgttcaaataaatttacctttttggTTTCcctgaatgtttttgtttttcaaagttcctactcagctctgatttttttttcattagaaatgcttgaaagtcctctactccattaaagattcatttttcccATGTAGAATTACATTCAGCTTACAAAGTAAGTTATTCTTGTGTGCAATcctatattttttgccttttggaatatctccTTTCATTTACAGAGAAAGTAGCCAAGTCTTATATTATCCTGTTTGTACTTTCTTGGTACCTGAACTGCTTCTTCCTGGATGCTTGCAGTACTTTTCCTTTGATGTGGAAATTCTGGATTTGGGCTGTGATATTCCTGGGAATGAGGATGTTAGCAGCTGGCAGCTCAAAAAAGGTTCCATGTGCAAAATGGTACCTGAACTGTCTTAAAGGAAGGAAAGCCCTCTGAAGCAGAGGTAAAGAAAAGTGAACTCCAGACATGTGAAATAGCTATTACAAAGGCACATAGTGTATGTGGGGTACAGTTTTGCTGGTAGCATACAGAAGGAATGATGTACACTGAGGCTGGAAAACTAGGACGAGGCCAGGTTGGATGGGGCTTTAACAGCtaaacagagtttatatttttatcctaaaGGCGATAGGTAGTCCACTTGAGTAGATGAAGTAAGGTAGCAGTGCATAGGATGGGCTAGAGTAATGAGGGATCTGAGACTGAGAAACCAATTAGTAGGCCATATCAATAATCTAAGAGTAAGAGATTTTGATGGCCTGAACTAAATTGATAGCTTTGAGAGTAGAGAGATGTGgagatgttatgaaagaagataaGTTTTGGTAACAGATTGGACATACAGGGAAAGGGACAGTAAGGAGAAAGTgatttcctcatctcacatcactcagatgtaGTCCCCCATGAGAGAAATAATTACCTCTTTCATATATTAATAACTAAGTATCAAATTAGGACCAAAGtttttccccttctctacttcctcatccagaaatcaaccagtatGGGAAATCCTGGGCAAAGACTTGCCCAGCCAGGAAAGCTAAGTTCTAATCAAACACggtaaagaaattctaagtttaggtgAATGGGTGGATTCCTGCTCACTGTGTTTACTCAGATAGGTCTAGGAAAATGttaattctcccttttgtcagacggGCAATATGGAAGTTGATAAATCTCTTTGACCAAAATTTGGGTGCTCGGTGTCACataccccaagaccctcattggAAAAAGGCCACTTCTTGTTATAATATTCATCCTCTCATTGTTAACTAAGCAGATTTGactgccaccctcaggaacaccaaTTCTTCCAAGGGCATCTAAACTGTGAACCCCCCCACCATGATTCATCTTTGGTCCCAGAGAAACAGCCAAATACCCATTCCTTTTATTGATAATATGCTAGcattatcaataaaatgattaattattcaGAAACTGTGTCTcttaaactttttaaacatcatacCCAATACCTCCTCCTTCACCCCGCCTCACgtgaagagatggcccttcttcTTGACAAGGCTTACCCTTCTTTAtgcacaagtgatctcattccatcccatctgCTCCAACAGACTGTCTCCTTTGTTACACCCACTAACGCATCTTCAGTCTCTCACTGCCTATGGCTGCCTCCCCGCTACCTACAAACACTTCTATGCCTCCTTCATCCTAAAAATGCCCTCATTGATCCATTAATCTCctctagctatcatcctatatctctcctttctttcatgGTCAAACTCCATGAGAAAGTCATCTACAatcagtgcctccacttccttactTAGCTGCATGGTAATAAAATTTTCAGCCATAAGTCACAAAGATTACATACTAAAGCACTGATAAGTTGGAATTtatgtcaatcagtcaacaggcattcattaagtgccttctacatgcaaggcattgtgctaggcattaggAATATAAGTACAAAAAATAACCCAGCTTGACTCTCAAGAAGATTAATTCTAATAATGTGTATTTTTAGTTCTGATAATAGTGTCAGTAGAAGCAATGACACTAACAAAATCATGAATCCTTTAAGTCATGAAGTTTATTTTAATCTTACCTCTAACTTCATCATCATTTATCTTTTATCAACAAAGTAAATGCCATCCAGAAGTCATTTATTGATTGCCTTACCCAAATGATAGGTCCATCTCCAGGTCTGGCCTGCTGCTTCCAGATTGGGATCTACAAAAGGTTATTTCAGTTAAGCTAAattttcatttaatctttcatATTAGTATAAAAGCTGGTATACAAATAATCAGATATGAAGTCCCAGAGAACAAAACTAGAAGTAATGGATGGAAGTTATAGGGAGATGGATTTAGGTTTGActtaaagaaaagcttcctaacaattagagccatagaaaagtaaaatgggctCCCTTAAGAGGTAGTGGACTCCCCTTTAATagaagtcttcaaacaaaggctgaatgaccacttaaTAACTATGTTGTAAAGGAGATTCTAATTCAGGTAAGAGTTTAACTAGAAAGTCTCTGAGTTCTGTTCCAACTCTAATATCCTATGATTCCGTAACAAGTTTTTCTTAAAGCTAGTTTTATTTCTAATTTCCTCAAAGAATACATAATCACTAGGAGGTACCTGAATTCCAAAAACTCTAATTAACtcttaaataacaataataataataacagcagctgacatttatatagaactatGGAATTTTAAAGTGTTTCCTCATAAAAATTGTGTGAGGTagataatgaaaatattattaatttctcttttacaaatgaagaaactgaaattcaaagaggttacatgacttacccatggtcatatagctagtgagagTTAAGTGATAGAGACAAAACTCAAATCCAAAATTTTCTGGCTCAAAGTCCAGGACCCTTTCTACTATTCAATATTATTACCTTGATAAGTAAACGAAAATTAGGCTAAGAGAAAGAACATTTAAAATTACAGAAAGAGCCCATTTTAGGTAACTTTCATTTACAGATATAGCAAGACAAAATTATGCAAATTCTACCTTAACAATGCACTTATAATGTTCATCCAAATGTCCATTTATACAACTTAAAATCATAGTTACAATAAAATAATCACTCATATTTGTATAGCAtagtaaggtttgcaaagtgctttatatattatctaattcagtcctcacaactaccctgagaGGTTATCATTatcctttacagatgaaaaaactgagactaagagagattaagtgactctcccagggtcacacagctagtaagcatttgaagTAGGATGttaacttgggtcttccagacttcaagtcCCGTATTTcatccactataccacccagcCCTCACGTATAACATAGGCTTTTATTACGAAATACAATCCTAAAGCTTACATACTTTCTCTCCTGCTAGTTAGCAACTTACCATCCTTCTCTCATTAGATATGAAGACAGCATAACATTCTTCTAAAGGATATTGATCATGGTTTTTTATGTATTCACAAAGCTTCCAGATATTTTCTTCACTGAAATAAAAGCATTTagtattcaacatttttatttcataaaattaaaagaatatgcTATTTCTTCCTATTAAACAGGAGAATGaaatgaccttttatatctagctATAAATTTATAACCCAACAGATCTCTAACCATTCTGTGAGCTCTTCACAACTGAATATGTATTTATGGCTCTAGTCCTTAACAGCTACAGATATTGATCGAGGTCTTTAGAGCTCTGCTCATGTCTCTCCTATCTTACGAGCTCACTAAAACAGTGAGCTCAAATACAGCCATACCAACTCTGACACATACCAAGTACATTAATCTGTTTCAGTAGCTTCTAGGTAGCTACAcctatgactgaaaaataacacgTAAAAATGAGTAACATGAATCTCATTGGAAATAGTAACCAATGCACATAAAATATACAGTCTTTCAATTTCTTAAGCCATGGTGGAATGTGCCTGGTCCTATTGCTTTCCATTGACTAAGCAAAACATATAGAAGCACCACCAGGTACACATACTCCTGAGTTtatctccccaaatcatttcaTGATACCTTTACTAAAAAGAtaggaaaaaggcaaaaattattaaatttctgTCAAGTTCACAGCCCAAAGCTTCAAGGTCCTAGGAAATTAAGTTAGTATAGATTAGAACTGGAAAGGTACTGTTAGAACTAGAAAGGTACCTAAGAAATAATTCAatctaaacccttcattttatggaagaaaaaactAAGGCCCAAGGAGGTAAAAGGACATGTGTCCCAGATCCCAAAGCTATTTAGTCATAAAACTTGTATTTTTCTAAGCACAACATAATCCAACTTTACTATAGAAGTAACTTAAAAAGTTTGCCAACATTTGCTGTTTTAAGGTATACAAAACACTCTtagatacattttctcatttgatcctcacaactacatgggaggtaggtaatattatccccattttacagataaggtatgATCTGAAGTTGATTTGACACAGCTGTATATATAAgggtgagatttaaacccaggtctttcctaattccaagtt from Trichosurus vulpecula isolate mTriVul1 chromosome 1, mTriVul1.pri, whole genome shotgun sequence includes:
- the NTAQ1 gene encoding protein N-terminal glutamine amidohydrolase gives rise to the protein MEAEGSVSRGYQPASPPRDACIYSSCYCEENIWKLCEYIKNHDQYPLEECYAVFISNERRMIPIWKQQARPGDGPIIWDYHVVLLHVSSGGQSFIYDLDTVLPFPCPFDTYVEDAFKSDDDIHPQFRRKFRVIRADLYMKNFASDRSHMKDSSGNWREPPPPYPCIQTGASKMNLNDFISMNPEVGWGAIYTLPDFVHRFGSKN